One Oscillospiraceae bacterium genomic region harbors:
- a CDS encoding CdaR family protein, translated as MPKPNNAPQGRKSLMDNRVVSILMALACGLATWLVVTIYIDPQGSTTIRDVPINYANSATTYTNQGLDIVERPDISGVTVRVEGNITSIGKMTSSDIMVYPSYSGVSGAGKVTLRLQARVTNTTDYSGNIKCTVEKPYDTIDVVFDEVSEKTVPVTVDASAVSIADGYMLNKTSAVPAEITLRGPTSELDQISQVVAPVLSDDALADTTTTPSTLELRDENGNTIAPQYTTMDSDSANVTLTIYQVRELPLEVDFIGVPNGFDTSSLHYTLSQQKLRVAGPARTVSALESLTVTDFDLAREFEMDRDYQRLIELPAGVVSLDGVTNVTLSFDTTDMASTTLNISNIRLVNVPSNYDMEILSSLVSGVELYGPKDEIEELSADSVVAQIDCQSISLTVGQQTIPVTIQIPSSTRIFATGSYTVQCEVTAK; from the coding sequence ATGCCAAAGCCGAATAACGCACCCCAGGGGCGCAAATCCCTGATGGATAACCGCGTAGTTTCCATCCTGATGGCGCTGGCCTGCGGCCTGGCTACCTGGTTGGTCGTTACCATCTACATCGATCCCCAGGGCAGCACCACCATCCGGGATGTGCCCATCAACTACGCCAACTCCGCCACTACCTACACCAACCAGGGCTTGGACATTGTGGAGCGGCCCGACATCAGCGGCGTAACCGTGCGGGTCGAGGGCAACATCACCAGCATTGGTAAGATGACCAGCTCCGACATCATGGTCTATCCCAGCTATTCCGGCGTCAGCGGTGCGGGCAAGGTCACCCTGCGCCTGCAGGCCCGCGTGACCAATACCACCGATTACTCCGGCAACATCAAGTGTACAGTGGAAAAACCCTACGATACGATCGACGTCGTGTTCGATGAAGTCAGCGAAAAAACCGTGCCCGTCACGGTGGATGCCTCGGCTGTCTCTATCGCCGACGGCTATATGCTGAATAAGACCTCCGCTGTTCCCGCTGAGATCACGCTGCGCGGCCCCACCAGTGAGTTGGATCAGATCAGCCAGGTGGTGGCCCCGGTGCTGAGCGACGACGCGCTGGCCGACACCACCACCACGCCCTCCACGCTGGAGCTGCGGGACGAGAACGGCAACACCATCGCCCCGCAGTACACCACGATGGACAGCGATTCCGCCAACGTCACGCTGACGATCTACCAGGTGCGGGAGCTGCCGCTGGAAGTGGATTTCATCGGCGTGCCCAACGGCTTTGACACCAGCAGCCTGCACTACACCTTGAGCCAGCAGAAGCTGCGCGTAGCAGGCCCGGCTCGCACCGTCAGTGCGCTGGAAAGCCTGACCGTGACCGACTTTGACCTGGCCCGCGAGTTCGAGATGGACCGCGACTACCAGCGTTTGATCGAGCTGCCCGCCGGCGTAGTCTCGCTGGATGGCGTGACAAATGTAACGCTGAGCTTTGACACTACGGACATGGCCTCCACTACGCTGAACATCTCCAACATCCGGCTGGTCAACGTGCCCAGCAACTATGATATGGAGATCCTGTCCAGCCTGGTCAGCGGCGTGGAATTGTACGGCCCGAAGGATGAGATCGAGGAGCTGTCCGCCGACAGCGTAGTCGCGCAGATCGACTGCCAGAGCATCAGCCTGACGGTAGGCCAGCAGACCATCCCGGTCACCATCCAGATCCCGTCCTCCACCCGCATCTTCGCCACCGGCAGCTACACGGTACAGTGCGAGGTCACGGCGAAATAA
- the cdaA gene encoding diadenylate cyclase CdaA has product MLQNQTLSAIISSLRAFDLFSDTLDILIISFVFYQLIQFARKSRAGQLVKGIALLILFYGFAVLLDLRTVTWVLNNVVTVAFTAAVVIFQPELRRALERMGQTTVWANRLFGNRRTDPSLRGVWQSAVVAICDAAEQLSDTRTGALMVLERRNNLDEIIRTGTPMHADVIPEMLGTIFYEGTPLHDGAVVIRDGVIVAAGCVLPLSNNLDMGKDMGTRHRAGLGMSENSDAIVVVVSEETGIISLAKNGVLIRRLDRQNLFNLLQEEVVPPEETEEDNESVLKKLLRKGGNAPHAKAE; this is encoded by the coding sequence ATGCTGCAAAACCAAACGTTATCCGCTATCATCAGCAGTCTGCGGGCGTTCGATCTGTTTTCAGACACGCTCGACATCCTGATCATTTCCTTTGTGTTTTACCAGCTCATCCAGTTCGCCCGCAAATCACGGGCCGGCCAGTTGGTCAAAGGCATCGCGCTGCTGATCTTATTCTACGGCTTCGCGGTGCTGCTGGACCTGCGCACCGTCACCTGGGTACTGAACAACGTGGTCACTGTGGCCTTTACGGCGGCGGTGGTCATCTTCCAGCCGGAGCTGCGCCGTGCACTGGAGCGCATGGGCCAGACCACCGTATGGGCGAACCGGCTGTTCGGCAACCGCCGCACCGATCCTTCGCTGCGCGGTGTGTGGCAGAGCGCTGTGGTTGCCATCTGCGATGCGGCTGAACAGCTTTCCGACACCCGCACCGGTGCCCTGATGGTGCTGGAACGCCGCAATAACCTGGACGAGATCATCCGCACCGGCACGCCGATGCATGCTGACGTCATCCCCGAAATGCTGGGCACCATCTTTTACGAGGGCACACCCCTGCACGACGGCGCAGTTGTCATCCGGGACGGCGTCATTGTGGCTGCAGGCTGCGTGCTGCCCCTTTCCAACAATCTGGATATGGGCAAGGATATGGGCACCCGCCATCGCGCCGGCCTGGGCATGAGCGAGAATTCCGACGCCATCGTCGTGGTCGTGTCCGAGGAGACCGGCATTATCTCGCTGGCAAAAAACGGCGTGCTGATCCGCCGCCTGGACCGCCAGAACCTCTTTAACCTCTTGCAGGAGGAGGTCGTCCCGCCTGAGGAGACCGAGGAAGACAACGAATCCGTGCTGAAAAAACTGCTGCGAAAAGGAGGGAACGCACCCCATGCCAAAGCCGAATAA
- the ispF gene encoding 2-C-methyl-D-erythritol 2,4-cyclodiphosphate synthase: protein MPQKGLPTVTAIIVAAGASRRMGFDKLSYCLPDGRTVLETSCALFVAHPAVDELVLVAGGNRPQCEAIAAACPKPCTVVQGGATRADSVHNGLAAAKGQLVAIHDAARPFASEEVITQVLQAAAKTGAAAPAVPVKDTIKVADKDGKVVTTPDRATLYAVQTPQCFDRALYLQALEAVSGEKASLVTDDCSLFELAGLPVTLTAGDYANLKITTKEDLQKENTMRIGHGYDVHRLVEDRKLILGGVEVPYEKGLLGHSDADVLLHAVMDAVLGAAALGDIGQHFPDTDPAYKGADSLALTRKVAKIIAAHGYKVGNIDATILCQRPKLAPHIPAMRKNIADAFGLPLDAVSVKATTEEHLGFTGEGLGIAAHAVALIE from the coding sequence ATGCCGCAAAAGGGGCTGCCAACTGTAACTGCCATTATCGTGGCCGCGGGGGCCTCCCGCCGCATGGGATTTGATAAACTCAGCTACTGTCTGCCCGATGGGCGCACGGTATTGGAGACAAGCTGTGCCCTGTTTGTCGCCCACCCGGCGGTGGACGAGCTGGTGCTGGTGGCGGGCGGTAACCGCCCCCAGTGCGAGGCTATCGCCGCGGCCTGCCCCAAGCCCTGCACCGTGGTGCAGGGGGGCGCGACCCGTGCCGACAGCGTGCACAATGGCTTGGCTGCCGCCAAGGGCCAGCTGGTAGCCATCCACGATGCTGCCCGCCCCTTTGCCAGCGAGGAAGTCATCACCCAAGTCTTGCAGGCTGCCGCCAAGACCGGCGCTGCCGCCCCGGCGGTGCCCGTGAAGGATACTATCAAGGTGGCGGACAAGGATGGCAAAGTCGTCACCACGCCGGACCGCGCCACCCTTTACGCCGTGCAGACGCCCCAGTGCTTTGACCGGGCACTGTACTTACAGGCGCTGGAAGCTGTCAGCGGCGAGAAAGCCAGCCTGGTCACCGATGATTGCAGCCTGTTTGAACTGGCCGGCCTGCCCGTCACACTGACGGCGGGTGACTACGCCAATTTAAAAATCACCACCAAAGAGGACTTACAAAAGGAGAACACCATGCGTATTGGTCACGGATATGATGTACACCGTTTGGTCGAGGACCGCAAGCTTATCTTAGGCGGGGTAGAGGTCCCCTACGAGAAAGGCCTGCTGGGCCATTCCGACGCCGATGTGTTGCTGCACGCGGTGATGGACGCCGTGCTGGGCGCAGCGGCCCTGGGTGACATCGGCCAGCATTTCCCCGATACCGACCCCGCCTACAAGGGCGCGGACTCCCTGGCGCTGACCCGCAAAGTAGCGAAAATTATCGCCGCTCACGGCTACAAGGTGGGCAACATCGATGCGACGATCCTATGCCAGCGGCCGAAGCTGGCCCCCCACATCCCGGCTATGCGTAAGAATATCGCCGATGCCTTCGGCCTGCCGCTGGACGCTGTGAGCGTAAAGGCCACCACCGAGGAACATCTCGGCTTTACCGGCGAAGGGCTGGGCATTGCGGCCCACGCCGTCGCTCTGATCGAGTGA
- a CDS encoding DegV family protein: MAWMIVCDSSCEIRELEHPSAGVQFALVPFKIRVGEREYVDLATLNVPQMLQAMTDYNGASTTACPSPEEWAEYFLQADNCIALTISSNLSGSYNAAVAARTMVLEEHPEKKIFILDTLSCSGALAGAAELANKLIGEGQTFEDICFALEKFAESTHILFSLASFDNLAKNGRVSKVVGFIAGRLNMRVLGRRTSDGKIDFYFKTRGETRVLAKILEQMDEDNYDGVHPVLISECGNQTAAHLLEHGILTKWPEAPVRIVPCSGLCSFYAQDQGIIITY; the protein is encoded by the coding sequence ATGGCGTGGATGATCGTATGTGACAGCTCCTGCGAGATCCGGGAGCTGGAGCACCCCAGTGCCGGGGTGCAGTTTGCCCTTGTACCGTTCAAGATCCGTGTGGGTGAGCGCGAATATGTGGACCTGGCCACCCTGAATGTGCCACAGATGCTACAGGCCATGACCGACTACAACGGCGCCAGCACCACTGCCTGCCCCAGCCCGGAAGAATGGGCCGAGTATTTTTTGCAGGCCGATAACTGCATTGCGCTGACCATCAGCAGCAATCTTTCCGGCAGCTATAACGCCGCTGTGGCCGCCCGGACCATGGTGCTGGAAGAACACCCCGAAAAGAAGATCTTCATTCTGGACACCCTCAGCTGCTCCGGTGCGCTGGCCGGTGCGGCCGAGCTGGCCAATAAGCTTATCGGCGAGGGCCAGACATTTGAGGACATCTGCTTTGCGCTGGAAAAGTTCGCCGAAAGCACCCACATCCTGTTTTCCCTGGCCAGCTTTGACAACCTGGCCAAGAACGGCCGCGTCAGCAAGGTGGTGGGCTTTATCGCAGGCCGCCTGAACATGCGTGTACTGGGCCGCCGCACCTCCGATGGTAAGATCGACTTCTACTTCAAGACCCGCGGCGAGACCCGCGTGCTGGCCAAGATTCTGGAGCAGATGGACGAGGACAACTACGACGGTGTGCACCCAGTGCTCATCAGCGAGTGCGGTAACCAGACCGCCGCCCACCTGCTGGAACACGGCATCCTGACCAAATGGCCCGAAGCCCCTGTGCGCATCGTGCCCTGCAGCGGCCTGTGCAGCTTCTATGCCCAGGACCAGGGTATTATCATTACCTACTGA
- a CDS encoding exonuclease domain-containing protein, which translates to MNLIVFDLEWNIGYQPKTFLYHGTELTLRGEIIQIGAVRINARGDVLDTFEVNLRPRIFRKLQHHIAKVTGLSQGDLDAGLPMKEGLQKFLDWAGPDAELAEWGLDDVPVLKQNLFLAGLDENWPDRWYDLQRIFLQAYPRKEGEGLTLESVVDRLGIPKEEPFHNALDDALYTTKVCRKLPLAEGLATYPTEEELLKEALLGAEPNPAARDIRLFMNRMEHDDYRNVSELTEAACPECSAPLTPDEVWLKRGNTGYYTRCTCPYCGAWYLRFKLSRRDGLHWSFARCTEPATPEADAKWDKQKAALLERMKRKANKE; encoded by the coding sequence GTGAACCTGATCGTTTTTGACCTCGAATGGAATATTGGGTATCAGCCCAAAACGTTTTTGTACCACGGTACAGAATTGACGCTGCGGGGTGAGATCATTCAGATTGGTGCGGTGCGCATCAATGCCCGCGGCGACGTGCTGGATACTTTTGAAGTGAACCTGCGCCCGCGCATCTTCCGCAAATTGCAGCACCACATCGCCAAAGTGACCGGCCTGAGCCAGGGCGACCTGGACGCCGGGCTGCCGATGAAAGAGGGTCTGCAGAAGTTCCTGGATTGGGCCGGCCCGGACGCCGAGCTGGCCGAATGGGGCCTGGATGACGTACCTGTTCTGAAGCAGAACCTTTTTTTGGCAGGCCTGGATGAGAACTGGCCCGACCGCTGGTACGACCTGCAGCGTATCTTTTTGCAGGCCTATCCCCGCAAAGAAGGGGAGGGCCTGACGCTGGAAAGCGTGGTCGACCGGCTGGGCATCCCCAAGGAGGAACCCTTCCACAACGCTTTGGATGACGCACTGTACACCACCAAGGTCTGCCGTAAGCTGCCGCTGGCCGAGGGGCTGGCGACCTACCCCACCGAGGAAGAACTGCTGAAAGAAGCCTTGCTGGGCGCCGAGCCGAACCCCGCCGCGCGGGACATCCGCCTGTTCATGAACCGGATGGAGCATGACGACTACCGCAACGTGTCCGAACTGACCGAGGCAGCCTGCCCCGAGTGCAGTGCACCGCTGACGCCTGACGAAGTGTGGCTCAAGCGGGGGAACACCGGCTACTACACCCGTTGCACCTGCCCCTACTGCGGGGCGTGGTACCTGCGGTTCAAGCTCAGCCGCCGCGACGGCCTGCATTGGAGCTTTGCCCGGTGCACTGAGCCTGCCACCCCCGAGGCCGACGCCAAGTGGGACAAGCAGAAAGCTGCCCTGCTGGAGCGTATGAAGCGCAAGGCGAACAAAGAATAA
- a CDS encoding Cof-type HAD-IIB family hydrolase: protein MQYKVLALDLDGTLTNSEKIITPRTKAALMEAAARGVCIVLASGRPTVGIEPLARELELQKYGGCILSYNGGKIIDCKTGHTLVQHAFPPDLIEPVCTFSRYWNVVPLTYDTHGIITENASSPYVQEEARINKIPVRQVENLPATVNYPINKLLLTGDPVDMPHVEELMQQEFAGKLSICRSQPFFIETMPLGVGKDTSLEMLLRAKGLTAANLMACGDGWNDLPMIRCAGMGVAMGNAQAPVKAAADYQTADNDHDGVGLAVEKFILSEEN, encoded by the coding sequence ATGCAATACAAAGTTCTGGCACTGGATCTGGACGGTACACTGACCAACAGCGAGAAAATCATCACGCCACGCACCAAGGCAGCTTTGATGGAAGCCGCGGCCCGCGGCGTCTGCATTGTGCTGGCCAGCGGCCGCCCCACCGTCGGCATTGAGCCGCTGGCGCGGGAACTGGAACTGCAAAAATACGGCGGCTGCATTTTAAGCTACAACGGTGGCAAGATCATCGATTGCAAGACCGGCCACACGCTGGTGCAGCACGCCTTCCCGCCGGACCTCATCGAGCCGGTGTGCACTTTCTCCCGCTACTGGAACGTGGTGCCCCTGACCTATGACACCCACGGCATCATTACCGAGAACGCCTCCAGCCCCTACGTGCAGGAGGAAGCCCGCATCAACAAGATCCCGGTGCGCCAGGTAGAAAATCTGCCTGCCACCGTGAATTATCCCATCAACAAGCTGCTGCTGACCGGCGACCCCGTGGACATGCCCCATGTGGAGGAGCTGATGCAGCAGGAGTTCGCGGGCAAGCTGTCCATCTGCCGCAGCCAGCCCTTCTTTATCGAGACGATGCCGCTGGGCGTGGGCAAGGATACCTCGCTGGAGATGCTGCTGCGCGCCAAAGGCCTGACCGCTGCCAACCTGATGGCCTGCGGCGACGGCTGGAATGACCTGCCGATGATCCGCTGCGCCGGTATGGGCGTGGCGATGGGCAATGCCCAGGCCCCCGTAAAAGCGGCGGCCGACTACCAGACGGCCGACAACGACCACGACGGTGTTGGGCTGGCTGTAGAAAAATTTATCTTGAGCGAGGAGAACTGA
- a CDS encoding manganese efflux pump MntP family protein: MTLFDLILIAISLSMDAFAVSICKGLSVHKVSFAHAMTCGLWFGGFQFLMPTLGFFLGDRFAVVLTNFGPWVAFVLLAIIGVNMVRESFGGDEKLDDDYSAKAMLPLAVATSIDAFAVGVSFAAMQVNILPAAGLIGCITCLLSAIGVRVGALFGDKYRAPSERIGGIVLILIGLKTLLTGLGIL, translated from the coding sequence ATGACATTATTTGACCTGATCCTGATCGCCATCAGCCTTTCCATGGACGCTTTTGCCGTTTCGATCTGCAAGGGCCTTTCGGTCCACAAGGTCAGCTTTGCCCACGCCATGACCTGCGGGCTGTGGTTCGGCGGCTTCCAGTTCTTGATGCCCACACTGGGCTTCTTCCTGGGTGACCGCTTCGCCGTGGTCTTGACCAACTTCGGTCCCTGGGTCGCCTTTGTGCTGCTGGCCATCATCGGCGTCAACATGGTGCGGGAAAGCTTCGGCGGCGACGAAAAGCTGGACGATGACTACTCCGCCAAAGCAATGCTGCCGCTGGCCGTTGCCACCAGCATCGATGCCTTCGCCGTCGGCGTCAGCTTTGCAGCCATGCAGGTCAATATCCTGCCCGCCGCCGGCCTGATTGGCTGCATCACCTGCCTGCTGTCTGCCATCGGTGTGCGCGTAGGTGCCCTCTTCGGCGATAAGTACCGCGCTCCTTCCGAGCGCATCGGCGGCATCGTGCTGATCCTGATCGGCCTCAAGACCCTGCTGACGGGACTGGGAATTTTGTAA
- a CDS encoding gamma-glutamyl-gamma-aminobutyrate hydrolase family protein, which yields MKPLIGLTPIVDAGRDSLWMLPGYMQGLEAVGGIGMMLPLTDDAAMLKDIVDRVDGLLLTGGNDVAPVLYGETKETFCGENDPRRDRMEARLIELALQADKPVFGICRGLQILNVVLGGTLYQDLKTQTGTEITHSMDKPYDRTVHEVNILPDTPLAALYGPGPLAVNSRHHQGIKGLAPALHAQAVASDGLVEAVYLPEYRFVQAVQWHPEHRWQAAESQSLLRSFVDACRG from the coding sequence ATGAAACCGTTGATTGGATTGACGCCTATCGTGGACGCGGGACGGGACAGCCTGTGGATGCTGCCCGGGTACATGCAAGGGCTAGAGGCAGTTGGGGGCATCGGGATGATGCTGCCGCTGACGGATGATGCCGCTATGCTGAAAGACATTGTGGACCGGGTGGACGGCCTTTTGCTGACCGGTGGCAACGATGTGGCACCGGTGCTGTACGGTGAGACAAAAGAGACGTTCTGCGGCGAAAATGACCCGCGGCGTGACCGCATGGAGGCCAGGCTCATCGAGTTGGCTTTGCAGGCGGACAAGCCGGTGTTTGGCATCTGCCGCGGGCTGCAAATTTTAAATGTGGTACTGGGAGGTACGCTATATCAGGATTTGAAAACCCAGACCGGCACCGAGATCACCCACAGTATGGACAAGCCGTATGACCGCACCGTGCATGAAGTGAACATCCTGCCCGACACGCCGCTGGCTGCGTTATACGGCCCCGGTCCGCTGGCGGTGAACAGCCGCCATCATCAGGGCATCAAGGGGCTGGCTCCGGCGCTGCATGCCCAGGCGGTGGCTTCGGATGGGTTGGTCGAAGCTGTTTACTTGCCGGAATACCGTTTCGTACAGGCCGTGCAGTGGCACCCGGAACATCGTTGGCAGGCGGCGGAAAGCCAAAGTTTGCTGCGCAGTTTTGTGGACGCCTGCCGGGGATAA
- a CDS encoding ketopantoate reductase family protein, with protein sequence MRILVYGAGVLGCNLARDFFKAGKDVTLLARGKWAETIKTNGLCIKNYVLPVKSTVRVPVVSELASEDEYDVIFVAARYTQVATILDALRANKSKNVVFLGNNVQPEKLVTALPEKNVMFAFASSAGHREQDRVVSVDLKKITIGQLCGAQSDEQLIQKIFAETGYKVTYEPNMGDYLLCHAAFVLPVAFACYKTDGDLKRLKGDTAYFNKMADANVEGYRALKNSGHAILPKDDEEFEGEKYRKTCVKFFTLMCATGLGKVCASDHAMNAIEEMSTLNRDLKKLFEENGASYPVWKEMEKDAEKYLQK encoded by the coding sequence ATGCGAATTCTTGTATATGGTGCGGGTGTGCTGGGGTGCAATCTGGCACGAGACTTTTTCAAGGCAGGGAAGGACGTTACTCTGCTTGCGCGAGGGAAATGGGCCGAGACCATCAAAACAAACGGGCTGTGCATTAAAAACTATGTGCTCCCAGTGAAATCGACCGTCCGTGTGCCGGTGGTATCGGAATTGGCATCGGAGGATGAGTATGATGTGATCTTCGTTGCTGCGCGCTACACGCAGGTGGCTACGATCCTGGATGCGTTGCGCGCCAATAAGAGCAAAAACGTTGTTTTCCTGGGCAATAATGTGCAGCCAGAGAAACTGGTGACGGCTCTGCCAGAAAAAAATGTGATGTTCGCCTTTGCCTCTTCGGCAGGGCACCGTGAGCAGGACCGTGTTGTTTCAGTTGATCTGAAAAAAATTACGATCGGCCAGCTGTGCGGTGCGCAATCTGACGAGCAGCTGATTCAGAAAATCTTTGCTGAGACAGGTTATAAAGTCACATATGAGCCAAACATGGGGGACTATCTGCTTTGTCACGCCGCCTTTGTGCTGCCAGTGGCCTTTGCCTGCTACAAAACTGACGGTGACCTCAAGCGGCTGAAAGGGGACACCGCCTACTTTAATAAGATGGCCGATGCCAATGTAGAGGGCTATCGCGCGCTGAAAAACAGCGGCCATGCGATTTTGCCCAAGGATGATGAGGAGTTTGAGGGCGAAAAGTACCGCAAGACCTGCGTGAAATTCTTTACCCTGATGTGCGCAACGGGCCTGGGCAAAGTCTGCGCCTCGGACCACGCAATGAATGCCATTGAGGAGATGAGCACGCTTAACCGCGACCTGAAAAAGCTGTTTGAGGAAAATGGCGCTTCCTATCCGGTTTGGAAAGAGATGGAAAAGGACGCGGAAAAGTACCTGCAAAAATAA
- a CDS encoding cupin domain-containing protein yields the protein MDFVKRFNLTPHVEGGAFRELYRDGERAKERPAHGVIYYELGQGEASQFHTLDADEYWFFHAGSTLELWEIDNAKLTKYKLGLEDGAEPCVLMKAGTIFGAKHLSPADEATLVSCVTVPEFTYDHYRICEREEVVNLCPAAGEFYIK from the coding sequence ATGGATTTTGTAAAGCGCTTTAATTTGACGCCTCATGTGGAGGGCGGCGCGTTCCGCGAACTGTACCGCGATGGCGAACGCGCCAAGGAGCGACCCGCGCATGGTGTGATCTACTATGAACTGGGTCAGGGCGAAGCCTCGCAGTTTCACACGCTGGATGCAGACGAGTATTGGTTCTTCCACGCCGGCTCCACCCTGGAACTGTGGGAAATCGACAACGCCAAGCTGACAAAATACAAGCTGGGGCTGGAAGACGGCGCTGAGCCATGCGTGCTGATGAAAGCTGGTACGATCTTCGGAGCGAAACACCTTTCCCCAGCGGATGAGGCGACCCTTGTATCTTGTGTCACGGTGCCAGAGTTCACCTACGACCACTATCGCATCTGCGAACGAGAAGAAGTCGTAAACCTTTGCCCTGCTGCAGGGGAGTTCTATATTAAATAA
- the spo0A gene encoding sporulation transcription factor Spo0A, translating to MDKIKFVMTNTSDIVTEVCREALEAKGVTVMVCDKNGTAALETLLAVHPQACLLDAFMPDLDAITVKQRYEEKNSSGVHTTFFVTGAFQSEEVEQDLLDNGFSFFFVKPFDENVLVSRVLRAAGGASRPQPVSLDSDELTVTEILHQIGVPAHIKGYQFLRDAILLTTADHEYINAVTKRLYPEIAKRNGTTASRVERAIRHAIEVAWDRGDVDTLNSYFGYTIHNLRGKPTNSEFIAMIADKIRLDKKRRA from the coding sequence ATGGATAAGATCAAGTTTGTTATGACCAATACTAGCGACATCGTGACGGAAGTCTGCCGCGAAGCGCTGGAAGCCAAAGGCGTGACCGTGATGGTGTGCGACAAAAACGGCACCGCCGCCCTGGAGACCCTGCTGGCCGTCCACCCCCAGGCCTGCCTGCTGGACGCCTTCATGCCGGATCTGGACGCCATCACCGTCAAGCAGCGCTACGAGGAAAAGAACAGCAGCGGCGTACATACCACCTTCTTTGTCACCGGCGCGTTCCAGAGCGAAGAAGTCGAGCAGGACCTCTTAGATAACGGCTTCTCGTTCTTTTTCGTGAAGCCGTTCGATGAAAACGTGCTGGTCAGCCGGGTACTGCGTGCCGCCGGCGGTGCCAGCCGCCCGCAGCCGGTCTCGCTGGATTCCGATGAGCTTACCGTCACCGAGATCCTGCACCAGATCGGCGTGCCGGCCCACATCAAGGGCTACCAGTTCCTGCGGGATGCCATCCTGCTTACCACCGCCGACCACGAGTACATCAACGCCGTGACCAAGCGTCTCTACCCTGAAATCGCCAAGCGCAACGGTACCACGGCCAGCCGCGTCGAACGTGCTATCCGCCATGCCATCGAGGTCGCCTGGGACCGCGGCGATGTGGACACTCTGAACAGCTACTTCGGCTACACCATCCACAACCTCCGCGGCAAACCCACGAATAGTGAGTTCATCGCGATGATCGCCGACAAGATCCGCCTGGACAAAAAGCGGAGAGCATAA